In Paracoccus fistulariae, a single window of DNA contains:
- a CDS encoding ABC transporter ATP-binding protein, translated as MTGIIEIDHLSKEYDSGTKALSDVSLSINEGEIIALLGPNGAGKTTLISTICGLVVPTGGTVRVGGHDIRTDWRAARKLIGLVPQEIMLEPFETVMNSVRFTRGLYGQAPDDAYIEEVLRSLSLWDKREAATKELSGGMKRRVMIAKALSHRPKILFLDEPTAGVDVALRRGMWQVVEQLRRDGVTIILTTHYLEEAEEMADRVGVINKGQLLLVKPTAELMGEFGKKTLTIELDQPLTAIPQDASDRNLRLSDDGRALIYDYDTRAERTGIARLLGDLAAQGISVRDVSTQQSNLEEVFMTLVSEPRQEAEA; from the coding sequence ATGACCGGTATCATCGAAATCGACCACCTGTCGAAGGAATATGACAGCGGCACCAAGGCGCTGAGCGATGTGTCGCTGTCGATCAATGAGGGTGAGATCATCGCCCTGCTTGGCCCGAATGGCGCGGGCAAGACGACGCTGATCTCGACCATCTGCGGGCTGGTTGTGCCGACCGGCGGCACGGTGCGCGTCGGCGGTCACGATATCCGCACGGATTGGCGCGCCGCGCGCAAGCTGATCGGGCTGGTGCCGCAAGAGATCATGCTGGAACCCTTCGAGACGGTGATGAACAGCGTCCGCTTTACCCGCGGGCTTTACGGTCAGGCGCCGGATGATGCCTATATCGAAGAGGTGCTGCGCAGCCTGTCGTTGTGGGACAAGCGCGAGGCCGCCACCAAAGAGCTGTCGGGCGGGATGAAGCGTCGCGTGATGATCGCCAAGGCGCTGTCGCATCGGCCCAAGATCCTGTTTCTGGACGAGCCGACGGCGGGCGTCGACGTGGCCCTGCGTCGCGGCATGTGGCAGGTGGTCGAACAGCTGCGCCGCGACGGCGTGACCATCATCCTGACGACTCATTACCTGGAAGAGGCTGAAGAGATGGCCGACCGCGTCGGCGTCATCAACAAGGGGCAGCTTCTGCTGGTCAAGCCCACGGCCGAGCTGATGGGCGAGTTTGGCAAGAAGACCCTGACCATCGAACTGGATCAGCCGCTGACGGCCATCCCTCAGGACGCCTCGGACCGGAACCTGCGGCTGTCCGATGACGGTCGCGCGCTGATCTATGACTATGACACGCGGGCGGAACGCACCGGGATCGCCCGTCTGCTGGGCGATCTGGCGGCGCAGGGGATTTCCGTGCGCGATGTCTCGACCCAACAATCCAATCTGGAAGAAGTATTCATGACGCTGGTATCCGAACCGCGTCAGGAGGCAGAGGCATGA
- a CDS encoding HdeD family acid-resistance protein, with product MSNRILWIVMGVISIIAGIFALANPFSASLAAEQLAGWGFLIVGILDLIAAFRSDERSKIWAILLGISFILLGIMLIARPLQGVVALTVVVATLFLISGAFKVVWSFQLRGTGAFWMVLLSGLLSLLLAFMIFANFPASAISILGILLAVELISSGVSMIALSSVIADSYRRN from the coding sequence ATGTCAAATCGTATTCTCTGGATCGTGATGGGCGTGATCTCCATCATTGCCGGGATCTTCGCGCTGGCCAACCCGTTTTCGGCGTCGCTTGCGGCGGAACAGCTTGCGGGTTGGGGGTTCCTGATTGTCGGCATCCTTGACCTGATCGCGGCCTTTCGCAGTGACGAGCGTAGCAAGATCTGGGCGATCCTGCTGGGGATTTCGTTCATTCTGCTGGGCATCATGCTGATCGCACGGCCCCTGCAGGGCGTTGTGGCGCTGACCGTCGTGGTGGCGACACTGTTCCTGATCTCGGGCGCGTTCAAGGTTGTCTGGTCCTTCCAGCTTCGCGGCACGGGCGCATTCTGGATGGTGCTGCTCAGCGGTCTGCTGTCGCTGTTGCTGGCCTTCATGATCTTCGCGAACTTCCCGGCCTCGGCGATCAGCATCCTTGGCATCCTGCTGGCGGTGGAACTGATTTCCAGCGGCGTGTCGATGATCGCGCTGTCCTCGGTCATCGCGGACTCCTATCGCAGAAACTGA
- a CDS encoding MFS transporter, producing the protein MRSDRLLRDPRAWGLMLAATLTIMSNSTITPALPGLQARFADDPNAEVLTRLLITAPSLVVAIIAPFAGALTDRLGRRLPLFLGLLIYALAGTAGLYLNGLPAILASRLILGLGVAFVMTAQAALIGDYFQGAARGRLMGYQIAATNIGGLIFVTVAGYLAGLDPRWPFAIYGLAIIMFPFLWRMLPEPILAPGQTDLANPAALQAEPGWQATVAIMSAAAALTFVIFYAVPTQLPYHLRGLGITDPQKAGVAMASMMFAAALTSVVSGWIRPWLGRIGTPVTGYLLMAAGFATVAAGRSLGLEMVGMALIGGGIGMCMPTFITTALNVTPAHRRGLVSGLVTSAIFLGQFISPLASQPLVTHLGYSGAFHVGAAGYVTLAVLLVLVLKRKPRQQQPASAS; encoded by the coding sequence ATGAGATCGGATCGATTGCTGCGCGATCCACGTGCCTGGGGGTTGATGCTGGCCGCGACGCTGACAATCATGTCGAATTCGACCATCACACCGGCGCTTCCGGGGCTTCAGGCACGGTTTGCCGATGATCCCAATGCCGAGGTGCTGACCCGGTTGCTGATCACCGCGCCATCGCTGGTGGTGGCGATCATCGCGCCTTTCGCGGGGGCTTTGACCGACAGGTTGGGGCGCAGGTTGCCGCTGTTTCTGGGGCTTCTGATCTATGCGCTGGCGGGCACGGCTGGGCTGTATCTGAACGGGCTGCCCGCCATCCTTGCCAGCCGGTTGATCCTTGGCCTTGGCGTGGCCTTCGTGATGACCGCGCAGGCCGCGCTGATCGGCGATTATTTCCAGGGCGCGGCGCGCGGGCGCCTGATGGGCTATCAGATCGCGGCGACGAATATCGGTGGCCTGATATTCGTGACGGTCGCGGGCTATCTGGCGGGGCTGGACCCGCGCTGGCCCTTTGCCATCTACGGGCTGGCGATCATCATGTTTCCGTTCCTGTGGCGGATGCTGCCAGAGCCGATCCTTGCACCCGGTCAGACCGATCTGGCCAATCCCGCCGCCCTGCAGGCGGAGCCGGGCTGGCAGGCCACCGTGGCGATCATGTCGGCTGCCGCCGCGCTGACCTTCGTGATCTTCTATGCCGTGCCGACGCAGCTTCCCTATCATCTGCGCGGACTTGGCATCACCGATCCGCAAAAGGCAGGCGTGGCCATGGCCTCGATGATGTTCGCCGCGGCGCTGACCTCGGTCGTGTCGGGCTGGATCCGGCCGTGGCTTGGGCGTATCGGCACGCCGGTCACGGGCTATCTTCTGATGGCAGCGGGCTTTGCCACCGTGGCTGCGGGCCGGTCGCTGGGCCTTGAGATGGTCGGAATGGCGCTGATCGGCGGCGGCATAGGGATGTGCATGCCGACCTTTATCACCACGGCGCTGAACGTCACCCCCGCCCACCGCCGAGGCCTGGTTTCGGGTCTGGTGACCTCGGCGATTTTTCTGGGACAGTTCATTTCGCCTCTGGCAAGCCAGCCCCTTGTCACCCATCTGGGATATTCCGGCGCGTTCCATGTCGGCGCGGCAGGCTATGTCACCTTGGCGGTTCTGCTGGTGCTGGTCCTGAAACGGAAACCCCGGCAACAACAGCCAGCCAGCGCGTCCTGA
- a CDS encoding ABC transporter permease, with protein MNWPGIRAIFHHEMSRFFRTIMQSLLSPVISTVLYFVVFGAAIGGRIQSVDGVPYGAFIVPGLMMLTVLQQSVSNASFGIYFPKFSGTIFEYLVSPVGWIEVTMGFVGAAATKAILIALVILLTSFYFVGVHILHPFWMLAFLFLTSLGFSLLGFIIGLWAKSFEQLQIVPMMVITPLVFLGGAFYSASMLPPFWEAVAKLNPVLYLVSGFRWAFFGLADVPVGVSLIAVCVMIAVCMAIIRWIFATGWRLRE; from the coding sequence CTGAACTGGCCCGGCATCCGGGCGATCTTTCACCACGAGATGTCGCGCTTCTTCCGCACGATCATGCAATCCCTGCTGTCGCCGGTGATCTCGACCGTGCTGTATTTCGTGGTCTTTGGCGCGGCCATCGGCGGGCGGATCCAGTCGGTGGATGGCGTCCCCTATGGCGCCTTCATCGTGCCCGGCCTGATGATGCTGACGGTGCTGCAGCAATCGGTCAGCAATGCCAGCTTCGGGATCTATTTCCCGAAATTCAGCGGCACGATCTTTGAATATCTGGTCTCGCCCGTGGGCTGGATCGAGGTGACGATGGGCTTTGTCGGCGCCGCCGCCACCAAGGCGATCCTGATCGCGCTGGTGATCCTGCTGACCAGCTTCTACTTCGTCGGCGTCCATATCCTGCATCCGTTCTGGATGCTCGCCTTTCTGTTCCTGACCTCGCTGGGCTTTTCGCTGCTGGGCTTCATCATCGGGCTGTGGGCGAAATCCTTCGAGCAGTTGCAGATCGTACCGATGATGGTGATTACGCCGCTGGTCTTTCTGGGCGGCGCCTTCTATTCGGCCAGCATGCTGCCGCCCTTCTGGGAAGCGGTGGCAAAGCTGAACCCGGTGCTTTACCTGGTTTCGGGCTTTCGCTGGGCGTTTTTCGGGCTGGCCGATGTGCCGGTGGGCGTGTCGCTGATCGCGGTCTGCGTGATGATCGCGGTCTGCATGGCGATCATCCGCTGGATCTTCGCAACCGGTTGGCGCCTGCGCGAATGA
- the rimO gene encoding 30S ribosomal protein S12 methylthiotransferase RimO, with protein MSLNPPIIRPDLARATIPEERRAGQPTIGMVSLGCPKALVDSERILTRLRAEGYAISPDYAGADAVIVNTCGFLDSAKAESLDAIGEALAENGRVIVTGCLGAEPDYITGAHPKVLAVTGPHQYESVLDAVHGAVPPAPDPFIDLLPASGVSLTPRHYSYLKISEGCNHKCKFCIIPDMRGRLVSRPAHAVMREAEKLVEAGVKELLVISQDTSAYGVDRKFAEERGHRAHITDLARDLGGLGAWLRLHYVYPYPHVRDLIPLMAEGLVLPYLDIPFQHAHPDTLKRMARPAAAAKTLDEIAAWRAICPEITLRSTFIVGYPGETEAEFQTLLDWLDEAQLDRVGAFQYENVAGARANDLPDHVPAEVKQDRFDRFMEKAQAISEAKLAAKVGQRIEVIVDEVDAEGATCRTKADAPEIDGNLFIDEGFQDLKPGDIVSVTVDEAGEYDLWGRL; from the coding sequence ATGTCATTGAACCCGCCCATCATCCGCCCCGATCTTGCCCGCGCCACGATCCCCGAGGAACGCCGCGCCGGACAGCCCACCATTGGCATGGTCAGCCTTGGCTGTCCCAAGGCGCTGGTCGACAGCGAACGGATCCTGACCCGCCTGCGGGCCGAGGGCTATGCGATCAGCCCCGATTATGCGGGCGCCGATGCGGTGATCGTGAACACCTGCGGCTTTCTGGACAGCGCCAAGGCCGAATCGCTGGACGCGATTGGCGAGGCTTTGGCCGAAAACGGGCGGGTGATCGTCACAGGCTGTCTGGGGGCCGAGCCGGACTATATCACCGGCGCCCATCCCAAGGTTCTGGCCGTCACCGGCCCGCATCAATATGAATCGGTGCTGGATGCCGTGCATGGTGCCGTGCCGCCCGCGCCCGATCCCTTTATCGACCTGCTGCCCGCATCCGGCGTCAGCCTGACACCGCGGCATTACAGTTATCTCAAGATTTCCGAGGGCTGTAATCACAAATGCAAGTTCTGCATCATCCCCGATATGCGCGGGCGTCTGGTCAGCCGACCGGCCCATGCCGTGATGCGAGAGGCCGAAAAGCTGGTCGAGGCCGGGGTCAAGGAGTTGCTGGTCATCAGTCAGGACACCTCGGCCTATGGTGTCGATCGCAAATTCGCCGAAGAGCGTGGCCACCGCGCCCATATCACCGATCTGGCCCGCGATCTGGGCGGACTTGGGGCGTGGCTGCGGCTACATTACGTCTATCCCTATCCGCATGTGCGCGACCTGATCCCGCTGATGGCCGAGGGGCTGGTGCTGCCCTATCTGGACATCCCCTTCCAGCATGCCCATCCCGATACGCTGAAGCGCATGGCACGCCCCGCCGCTGCCGCAAAGACGCTGGATGAGATCGCCGCCTGGCGCGCGATCTGCCCCGAGATCACGCTGCGCTCGACCTTTATCGTCGGCTATCCGGGCGAAACCGAGGCCGAGTTCCAGACCCTGCTGGACTGGCTGGACGAGGCGCAACTGGATCGTGTCGGGGCGTTCCAATATGAAAATGTCGCGGGTGCCCGCGCCAATGATCTGCCCGATCACGTCCCGGCCGAGGTGAAGCAGGACCGCTTCGACCGCTTCATGGAAAAGGCGCAGGCGATTTCCGAGGCCAAGCTGGCCGCCAAGGTCGGTCAGCGGATCGAGGTGATCGTGGATGAGGTCGATGCCGAAGGCGCGACCTGCCGCACCAAGGCCGATGCTCCGGAAATCGATGGCAACCTGTTCATCGACGAAGGTTTTCAGGATCTGAAACCCGGCGATATCGTCAGCGTGACCGTGGATGAGGCGGGCGAATATGATCTGTGGGGCCGTCTTTGA